CGTGGAATTCTACCTCCCTCTGACACACTCTAGTCACCCAGTTCAGAACGCAGTTCCCAGGTTGAGCCCGGGGATTTCACATCCTGCTTAAGTAACCGTCTGCGCTCGCTTTACGCCCAGTAATTCCGATTAACGCTCGCACCCTACGTATTACCGCGGCTGCTGGCACGTAGTTAGCCGGTGCTTATTCTTCAGGTACCGTCATCAGACAGGGGTATTAACCCTGTCCTTTTCTTCCCTGACAAAAGTCCTTTACAACCCGAAGGCCTTCTTCAGACACGCGGCATGGCTGGATCAGGCTTGCGCCCATTGTCCAAAATTCCCCACTGCTGCCTCCCGTAGGAGTCTGGGCCGTGTCTCAGTCCCAGTGTGGCGGATCATCCTCTCAGACCCGCTACTGATCGTCGCCTTGGTAGGCCTTTACCCCACCAACTAGCTAATCAGATATCGGCCGCTCGAATAACGCAAGGCCCGAAGGTCCCCTGCTTTCCTCCTCAGAGAATATGCGGTATTAGCTAATCTTTCGATTAGTTATCCCCCATTACTCGGTACGTTCCGATATATTACTCACCCGTTCGCCACTCGCCACCCAAGAAGCAAGCTTCTCTGTGCTGCCGTTCGACTTGCATGTGTAAAGCATGCCGCCAGCGTTCAATCTGAGCCAGGATCAAACTCTTATGTTCAATCTCTAACTTATAACTTCTGGTCTGCTTCAAAGAAACCGACAGGACAATGTCTAAAACATCATCTTGTCTGTCTTTCAAACAGTGTGAGGCCTAATGCACTCACACTTATCGGTAATCTGTTTTTTAAAGAGCGAATCGAATTATACAGTACATTTAGCAAATGTCAACTAAAATTATCGAAAATTTCAACCAACTGTGTTATACTGTCTGCTTCGTTTTCTTCACCGCGTCAGCAGCGAAGAACCGAACTATACGCCTCACAACAAAACCAGTCAACACCTCTCGCAAAAATATTTTCAAAAATCCAACCACCGCCCTGTTTTAACAGGGTTTTTATTTTATAAAAAACTCCAGCAACCTTCCTATACAATCCATACATACAAAAAACACAAAACAAAGGCCGTCTGAAATGCTCTTTCAGACGGCCTTTTGAGGTTTATCTATCTTTATATTTTAGTCAGCGAACTGTTTTTTCATTCGTTCGCGTCGCTCTTGCGCTTCTACGGACAATGTCGCGGTCGGACGTGCCAGCAGGCGTTTGAGGCCGATGGGTTCGCCGGTATCGGCACAGAAACCGTAATTACCTTCATCGATGCTGCGGATAGTCGCTTGCACTTTATTGAGAAGTTTACGCTCGCGGTCGCGAGTGCGCAGTTCTAAAGCGTACTCTTCTTCTTGAGTAGCTCGGTCGGCAGGATCGGGGGCGGATTCGTGCTCTTGAAGATGGCCGGTAGTGGTGTTTGCATTTTCAATCAGTTCTTCTTGCATTTTAACCAGTAGTTCGCGGAAGAAGGCCAATTGGTCGCTGTTCATGTAGTCCTCTTCAGGACCATCCCAGTTTAAAATATCTTGTTCTGTCAGCTTTGCCATGGTGTCTGCTTTCGGTTTGTTGTTAATAATTTGGATGCTACGGGTTTGCTTTTATTGGGTTTTCTTAAATTTCCGTTTTGGAAATCGGGCGAATCATATCATGTTTTACCTATTCATTTGTTCTTTATATTTCGATTTGCACTTTTTTGCACTACCTTACACCTAAATGTATTAAAGCGCTTTTTAGAACGTTGTATTTTTGGTCGTTAATACCTGCTGCGCTTTCAGACGGCCTATTGAAGCAACCACAGGTTGGTTTGCTGGATCAGTTGGGGAAACCATCGGGCCAGCCACAACCATAATAAGAGTGCCAACAAACTGCCTGAAAAATCGTACCGTCCTACGCGTAAGAAGGAAAACGGTTTGAGCAATGGCTGCAGGATTCGTTCGATGGCATAAGTCAACGGCGAATAGCGACCTTGTATGCCGGACACCATCCTAATAATCAGACCGATAAGTAATGTATAGGCCGTGGCTTTCAGCATATGGAGTGCGGCAAACCAGAAGTTTGCCAAAATCAGCTTATTGCTGATGGACAGCGCCGGTGAGATGAAAATAATGGCGGTACAGGCAAGGTAGTACACCAGAAAACCTGAAGGCAGGCAGTACCAATCGGTTTTCTCGCCGGATGGAAATGCTTTTTGCCAAGGTTTGGTCAGCCAGCCTGTTGCCTGTATGCTGAATTTGAGCAGGGGGTGTTCTGCTGCCAATCCTGCGTATCGGAGCAAAAAGCGTGTGATACACAGGATGGCAATAGCGTCTGCCAATAATAAGAGCAAGTCGCCGCGCATGTTCAGACGGCCTTATATTGTTGCGCCATTTCTTGCGAACGTTTGACGCAGGCTTCTACTCCCTGTTCGATGGCTTCGGCAACGTGACAGGCTTTGAAGGTTTCGATGGCTTCGTGTGTCGTGCCGCCTTTGGAAGTCACGTTTTGCTGTAATTGCGCGAATACTTCGCCGGTTTGTTCGGCCAAAGCCACTGCGCCTTTAAATGTAGCAAGGCTCAGTTCGCGTGCGTCTTGTTCGTTGAAACCTTGTGCCAAAGCCGCATTTTGGAGCGCGCCCAACAGATAGAAAACATAGGCGGGGCCGCTGCCGCTGATGCCGGTGATATTGTGGAGTTGCTCTTCCTCGTTCAGCCAAACGGTTGTGCCGACAGAGCGCATGATGCCGTCGGCGGCTGTGCGGTCGGCTTCTGAAACGCCTGCATCGGCAAACATACCGGATACGCCCAAACCGATTTTGGCCGGCGTATTGGGCATGATGCGTACGATACGGCGTGTACCGCCCAGATAATGGCTGAGGGTATCGATGGACAAACCTGCCGCTACGGACAACACCAGCGCACCATTCAAACGGATATTTTGACAGGCTGCCTGCATGTCTTGCGGTTTGACGGCGAGAATGAGGACATCGTCCGCACTCAATTCTGGCAGGTTTTCAGAAGTGGCTACACCCAATTCTTGCACCAGTTGCGCTCGTCTCTCAGCGCCGCGTTCGACAATGTGGACACGATAGCCGTCTTGTTTGACCAAACCGCCTGCAATGGCAGTTGCCATATTGCCGCCGCCTAAAAAGTAGATGTTCATAAATTTCCTTAATTTTTTAAATGAGATACATTTGCTGAGGTCATCTGAAATACCGTTTCCATCATACCGACAAAATTTCAGACGACCTTTTTACCAACGGACGCTTTCGGGCAGTGGTGTTCGGTATAAACCCTGTTTTTCCAAACAATCCAATCCTTCTTTTTTAAAAGTTTCCGCTAAAGGGCGTTTATCGCGGGTTTGCCAAGCTAGCCCGCAAGCTTCAAACTTTTTGATTTTCCTACTGAAATAATCATTAGCTGCAGTACGATAAGCATTATCGTCAACAGAATAATTCCCGTCCGCCAAACGCTTCCCGCGGAAATCCTCGATAGAAGGCGGCGGTTCGCCTTTAATTCCCCAAAAATCTATTGCTGCCGGCTTTTTGGGTTTGCACAAGCCCGATAAGGACTCACATTGATACCAGCCCATCAACCGACAACCCGTTAAGGTCAAACCAAGCAAAACGACCGAGATAATCTGTTTCATTGGCTGCCTTCTCCTTTTTGTTTTTGTTCCCGTCTGCCGAAAATCGCGCTGCCGATGCGGACATGGGTTGCGCCGCATTCTACCGCGATTGGCATATCTCCGGACATACCCATAGACAAAACATCTGCTTCGACGCCTGCCGCGTTCAGCTCAGCCAATAGCCGTTGCATGGTATGAAACTGGCTGCGCAACTCATCGTCGCTGCTGTCGGCCTTGGCCACACACATCAATCCGCGCACTTTAATATTCGGCAACTTGGCCACTTCAAGGGCCAGCGCAACCGCTTCAGCGGGTGCCACGCCGTGTTTCGCCTCTTCCGCGGCAATGTTCACTTCAATGCACACCTGCAACGGCGGCATTTCAGACGGCCTTTGTTCGCTCAAGCGCCGCGCCGTTTTCAGACGGCCTATCGTATGCACCCAATGTGCGCGCTCAGCCACAAATTTGGTTTTATTAGACTGCACATCGCCGATAACGTGCCAAACAATATCCGGCAAATCGGCCAACGTTTCCGTTTTTTCAAACCATTCCTGAATATAGTTCTCGCCAAAATCACGCTGACCGGCCGCATACACTTCGCGGATATCGTCTGCCGGAAACGTCTTGCTGACCGCTACCAGCTTTACCGCATCCGCAGGCCGTCCGGCAGCCTCAGCCGCCTGTTCAACTGTCCGGCATACGTCCTGATAGTTTTGTTGCAATACCGACATGGTTTTCTCCTTTAACCCGTTCATCACTCGGCATTTTGAAAATTTTACTTGGTCGAACGGATTTATCTATTTAAAATAAAGCGATTTTATTATTCTAAACCAAAACAAGGCCACATTATGCAGATTACCGACTTACTCGCGTTCGGCGTGAAAAACAAAGCCTCCGACCTCCATTTGAGTTCGGGCATTTCCCCCATGATACGCGTACACGGCGACATCCGCCGCATCAACCTGCCCGAGATGAGCTCGGAAGAAGTCGGTACCATGATTACCTCGGTCATGAACGACCACCAGCGTAAGCTCTATCAACAGGATTTTGAAGTCGATTTCTCATTTGAGCTGCCTAATGTTGCCCGTTTCCGCGTCAACGCCTTTATGACCGAACGCGGCCCGGCCGCCGTATTCCGTACCATTCCGAGCACCGTCCTGACACTGGAAGAATTGCGTGCGCCGCGCATTTTCCAAAAAATTGCCGAAAATCCGCGCGGTTTGGTCTTGGTAACCGGCCCGACCGGTTCGGGTAAATCCACCACGCTGGCGGCGATGGTCAACTACATCAACGAAACCCAACCGGCCCACATTCTGACCATCGAAGACCCGATTGAGTTCGTCCACCAAAGCAAAAAGGCGCTCATCAACCAGCGCGAGCTGCATCAACACACCCATAGCTTTACCAACGCCCTGCGTTCCGCCCTGCGCGAAGACCCCGACGTAATTTTGATCGGTGAGATGCGCGACCCTGAAACCATCTCCCTCGCCCTGACCGCCGCCGAAACCGGCCACTTGGTTTTCGGCACGCTGCACACGACCGGCGCCGCCAAAACCATCGACCGTATTGTTGACGTATTCCCTGCAGGCGAAAAAGAAATCGTACGCTCCATGTTGTCCGAATCCTTGCGCGCCATCATTTCCCAAACCCTGCTGAAAACCCGCGACGGCAACGGCCGCGTCGCTGCACACGAAATCCTGATTTCCACACCGGCCGTACGCAACCTCATCCGCGAGAACAAAATCGCCCAAATCAACGCCGCCCTCCAAACCGGTCAGGCCCACGGTATGCAAACCCTCGATCAAGCCCTGCAAACCCTTGTCCGCCAAGGCACCATCAGCCCCGAGCTGGCACGCAGCAAAGCGCAAAACATCGAAAACCTCTCTGTTTTCTAAACCATACTCAGGCCGTCTGAACCCCATCATCCCGTTTTCAGACGGCCTTTCAGCCTGACCGAATACCCGTTTTAAAGAGAATCATCATGAGCGACCTCGCCCCTCTGCACGACCTGTTAAGCGAAATGGTGCAAGCCTACTCACAAAAAAACCAAGCACCGCACATCCCCACCCCGGCCGAAATCGGCACACATCTTCACCCCTTGCTCGACCGCATGTGTGAAGAGGCTGAAAAACGCAACGCCTCCGACATCTTCATCAGCGCAGGCTTTCCCCCTGCCATCAAAGTCGGCGGCACCCTCACGCCCATGCCCCACAAAGCGCTGTCCGGCGCGGACACCGCCGCCATCGCCGAATCTACCATGAACCCCGACCAGCTCGAAGCCTTCAACCGCTACTGGGAAATCAACTATTCCGTCCAATCGCGCAGCAACACGCGCTACCGCGTCAACGCCTACCACGAGCAAGGCCGCGTCGGCATGGTATTGCGCCGCGTCAGCCAAGACATTCCCGAAATGAAGACCCTCGGTTTGCCCGAAAAACTCCAAGAGCTTGCACTCGCGCCGCGCGGCCTGCTGATCCTCGCCGGCCCAACCGGTTCGGGTAAATCCACCACCATGGCCTCCATGCTCAACTACCGCAACCAAAAGCTGCCCGGCCATATCGTCACCATCGAAGACCCCATCGAGTTTATCTACAAACCTTGCCGTAGCATCTTCACCCAGCGCGAAATCGGCATCGATACCGACAACTGGAAAACCGCCGTTCAAAGCGCCATGCGTCAAGCACCCGATGTCGTCTGTATCGGCGAAGTCCGCAGCGAAGAAAGCATAGAATACGCCCTCCAACTGGCTCAAACCGGCCATCTGTGCGTTTTCACCATCCATGCCAGCACAGCTTCCCAAACCATCGAGCGCATTATCAACTTCTATCCGGAAGACCGCCGCCAACAGGTTTTGATGGATTTGGCGTTAAACCTTGTCGGCATCATCGGCCAACGCCTCACCACCAAGAAAAACCGCCAACGCACGGCCGTTACCGACCTCCTGCTCAATACTCCGGCCATGCAGGACTTGATTTTCAAAGGCGAATTGCTGGAAATCCGCGACCTGATGGCACGCTCCGGCAGTAACGGCATGCAGACGTTTGACCAAAACCTCTTCAACCTCTACGCACAAGGCCAAATCGAACTCAGCGAAGCCCTGCGCCAAGCGGTATCTGCCAACGATTTGCGCCTGCGCATTCAAATGCACGACGAGGGCAACAATACCGAACGCCTCTACGACCGCATCAGCGACCTCAACCTGATGACCTAATGGCGTAAGCCAGAAAAAGGCCGTCTGAACGGATGTGGAAACGAAATCAAGTATTTCCCCGTATCCGTTCAGACGGCCTTATCCTATTTCAAGCATTCTGAAACCAACTGAAAATCCTGTTAAAATCCAATCATTCACCTCATAACGAATAATAAACAACATCATCATGAAAACTCCGCCTCTCAAACCTCTGATCATTGCCTCCCTACCTGTCTTCGCCAGCGTGTTTATCGCCGCTACCCTTGTTTGGCACTTCGACACGCCCAAACTGGTTATGCCCTTCGTACTCGGCATTATTGCCGGCGGTTTGGTTGATTTGGACAACCGCCTCACAGGCCGTCTGAAAAACATCGTCATCACCGTTGCCCTGTTTACCCTCTCCTCGCTGCTTGCCCAAAGCACCATCGGCACAGGCGTTCCCTTCATCTTGGCCATGACCCTGATGACTTTCGGCTTCACCATCCTCGGCACCGTCGGCCTCAAATACCGCACCTTCGCTTTCGGTGCGCTCGCCGTCGCCACCTACACCACGCTGACCTACACCTCCGAGACCTACTGGCTGACCAACCCTGTCATGATTCTGTTGGGCACTGTCCTATACAGCGTCAACACCCTAATCTTCCAAATCATCCTGCCCCACCGCCCCGTCCAAGAAACCGTCGCCAACGCCTATGATGCACTCAGCAACTACTTCGATGCCAAGGCCGACTTTTTCGACCCCGACGAAGCCGCATGGTTGGGCAACCGTCAAATCGACTTGGCTATGAGCAACACCGGCGTGATTACCGCCTTCAACCAATGCCGCGGCGCACTTTTCTACCGATTGCGCGGCCAACACCGCCATCCGCGTACCGCCAAAATGCTGCGCTACTACCTCTGTGCGCAAGACATGCACGAACGCATCAGCTCCGCCCACGTCGATTACAGCGAAATGGCCGAGCAGCTCAAAAACACCGACCTCATCTTCCGCATCCGCCGCCTGCTCGAAATACAAGGCCAGGCGTGCCGCAACGTTGCCGCCTCCCTGCGCAACAACAAACCCTACGCATACAGCAAACGCCTCGGCCGCGCCATGGAAGGCTGCCGCCAATCCATCAGCCATTTTGCCGAGACCCATGCCGACAATGCCAACCTCCACAATATCCGCCGCCTGCTCGATAACCTCAGCAGCGTCGATTACCAACTGCGGCAACTGCAAAACGATGCGTCCCTTGCCGAAAACGACAACGCCGACACCCGCATCGCCGCCCTTGAAAACACCAATTTCCGCAATATCGGCGAAACCGTCCTCAGCCAGCTCAATTTCGACTCCGGCGTCTTCCGCCATGCCACCCGACTCTCCATCGTCGTGGCCGTGGCCTGCATCATTGTCGAAATCCTCCATCTCAACCTCGGCTACTGGATTCTGCTGACCGCACTTTTCGTCTGCCAACCCAACTACACTGCTACCAAAAGCCGCGTGTACCAACGCATTGCCGGTACAATTCTCGGCGTAATTGTCGGTTCGCTCGTCCCCTACTTCACCCCGTCCGTTGAAACCAAGCTCTGGATTGTCATCGCCAGCACCACCCTGTTCTTCATGACCCGAAGCTACAAATACAGCTTCTCCACCTTCTTCATCACCATCCAAGCCCTGACCAGCCTATCGCTTGCCGGTTTGGACGTGTACCACGCCATGCCCATCCGCATCATCGACACCATTGTCGGTTCCGTGATCGCATGGGCTGCCGCCACCTACCTCTGGCCCGATTGGCGTTACCTCACTCTCAGCCACACCGCCGCCCAAACCATCACTGCCAACGGCCGCTATCTCGACGCCATCCTCGACCAGCTGCAAAACGGCAGCCGCGACGATTTCGACTACCGCCTCACCCGCCGCCAAGCACACGAAAGCACCGCCGCCCTCAGCAGTACCCTGTCGGACATGAGCAGCAACCCGAAAAAATACCAAGACCGCCTGCAAGACGGTTTTACCCTGCTCAAAACCAGCTATGCGCTGACCGGCCACATTTCCGCGCTCGGCGCATACCGCGACCAAGTCCGAATCGACGGCAACGACGGCTTTGCACCCTATGCCAAGCTGACCCACCACATCGCCGAGTTGCTGACCCAAATGCCCCAAACCGACCCCGAGGCTTTTGAAACGGCCATGACCCAAATCCGTCAGGAATTTGCCGAGCTTGAACAAAACACACAAGCGCAACAAGACCACATCCTCAAACACCAGCTCGACCTGATCATCCGCCAGCTTACTCCGTGCTACCAGGCATTGCACCGACAAGCCGACGTGGAGGCCGTTTGAAAAGAGCCGGACACTTTCCAGCCTGTTTAGCAACAAGTCTGCCCATCATCGGCGTTGAGTCCAGCTAAACACTTACTCGAATAAAAACCAAAACAAAAGGCCGTCTGAAACCTGATTTCCAGATTTCAGACGGCCTTTATTCAGCCATCGATATTAAAACCGATTATGCGCCGCGTTTTTCCAAAGCAGCAACGGCAGGCAACTCTTTGCCTTCCAAGAACTCAAGGAACGCACCGCCGCCGGTAGAGATGTAGCTGATTTGATCGGTTACGCCGAATTTGGCAATCGCCGCCAAAGTGTCGCCACCGCCGGCAATTGAGAACGCATCGCTTTGGGCAATCGCTTCGGCCAATACTTTGGTACCGCCGGCAAATTGGTCAAACTCAAACACGCCGACCGGGCCGTTCCATACGACCGTACCGGCAGCTTTGAGCAACTTGGCCAAAGCAGCGGCGGATTTCGGACCGATGTCCAAAATCATATCGTCTTCGGCAACGTCGGCAATGTCTTTCACCACAGCTTCCGCATCGGCGGCAAAGGCTTTAGCGACAACCACATCGGTCGGCAGCGGAACAGAGCCGCCTTTGGCCGCCATTTTTGCCATGATTTTTTTGGATTCTTCCACCAAATCGTGTTCGGCCAAAGATTTGCCGATGGCTTTGCCTTCTGCCAACAGGAAGGTATTGGCAATGCCGCCGCCGACAATGAGTTGGTCGACTTTGTCGGCCAAAGATTCAAGGATGGTCAGTTTGGTAGATACTTTGCTGCCGGCAACGATGGCAACCATCGGATGAGCCGGTTGTTTCAAGGCTTTGCCCAAAGCGTCGAGTTCGCCTGCCATCAGTACGCCGGCGCAGGCAACCGGTGCGGCTTGGGCAACGGCTTCAGTCGAAGCTTGGGCGCGGTGGGCGGTACCGAATGCGTCGTTGACGAACACGTCGCACAAAGAAGCGTAGGCTTTGCCCAGCTCCAAGTCGTTTTTCTTCTCGCCTTTGTTGATGCGCACGTTTTGCAACATCACGACATCACCGGCATTCAAAGTCGGTTTGTTTTCACGCCAGTCGTTCAATACTTTCACGTCTTTGCCCAACAGTTTGCCCAAATGCGCGGCAACAGGCGCTACATCGTCTTCAGGATGGAATTCGCCTTCGGTCGGACGGCCGAGGTGGGTCATCACGATCACAGATGCGCCGTTGTCCAAGCAGTATTTGATGGATGCGAGCGAAGCGCGGATACGGGTGTCGTCGCTGATTTTGCCGTCTTTGAACGGTACGTTCATATCGGCGCGGATCAGAACGGTTTTGCCTTGAACATCTTGTTCGGTCAGTTTCAAAAATGCCATGATGATTCCTTTGTGATGGTTGGAAACGGGAATGTTTGGGATTATCCGCGAATGAGGCGCGACGGTAAAGATTGGCAACGGCCGCACTTGATGTGAATCAGCAGATAAAGCCCGGGCCGTCTGAAACATTCGGCCAATCTTTCAGATTTTCCGCTATACTTTGGCAATTGATTTTCATTTTACGGATTGAACCATGTTACGCCGAATTGCTTTAATTCTTGCCTTCGCGCTGCCTGCCGCTTCATGGGCGCAGACGCTTTCTGAAACCCTGCCCAACGGTCTGAAAATCATCGTCAAAGAAGACCACCGCGCGCCCGTAGCCGTTTCGCAGATTTGGTACAAAATCGGCAGCGTGGATGAAAAACCGGGCAAAAGCGGCCTGAGCCACGCTTTGGAACACATGATGTTTAAAGGCACGAAAGACGTTCCCTCCGGCGAGTTCAACCGCCGCGTGTCCGAGCTGGGCGGACAAAACAATGCCTACACCAGCCGCAATGAAACGGTGTATTACGAAAACGTCGCCGCCGCCAACCTGCCCGAGATTCTGAAGCTCGAAGCCGACCGCATGCACAACCTCAACTTCAGCGACAAAGAATTCCTCAACGAGATGAACGTCATCCGTGAAGAACGCCGCCAGCGCACGGAAGACACGGCCGACGGCAAAATGTGGGAACAAGCCTATCTTGCCGCCTTTACCCAACCGTCCATGCGTGCCTCCGTCATCGGCTACATGAAAGATTTGCACACCCTAAAAGCCGGCGACTTGCGCGCGTGGTACAAACAATATTACGCGCCCAACAATGCCGTATTGGTTATTGTCGGCGATGTCGATGCCAAACAAACGCTTCAGACGGCCGCCAAACTCTTTGGCGATATTCCGGCCAAAGCCCAACCGCCGCGCAACAAACTCCATACCGAACCCTATTTGCGCAAGCCTGTTACAGTCAAAGCCACTTCTCCGGTCACACACCAGCCGCTGATTGCCATCAACTTCCGTGTGCCGAAACTCCAAAAATTCGATGACGCAATGCCTTTTGCCCTCGACGTCCTCTCTGATATTTTGGCAGGCAACGCGTCCAGCCGTTTTGACAAAAACCTCGTGCGCGGCAAGCAAACCGCATTGAGCGCAGGAACGCATTACGACATCATCAGCCGTGAAATGCCGCTGTTCAGCATAATGGCCATGCCTGCCGAAGGCGTGAAAACCGATACTCTGATTGCCCAGCTGCGCCAAGAAATCAAAGACATTGCCGACAACGGCGTTTCCGAAGAAGAATTGCAGCGCGTCAAAACCCAGGCAGCGGTCAACGAAATCTACGCCAAAGACTCCATGTCTTCCCAAGCCTCCATGATGGGCTGCCTCGAAGCGCGCGGTTTCCAATATACCGACGAACAAGAAATCCACCGCCGCTTACAGGCAGTCAGCGCGCAAGAAGTACAGGCCGCCGCCCGGATGTTGACCGACGAGCGCATGAGCACCGTCATCATCGAGCCGCAAAAACCTGCCGCCGCGCCAAGCAAAAAAGCTGCCAAACGCCGATAAACATCAGGCCGTCTGAAAGCCCATACCCTTTCAGACGGCCTTAACAGAAAGCCACAACATGAAACCCACCCTGCTCGCCCTTGCCCTACTCCTGCCCTTAAGCGTCCAAGCCGCCACCGACATTCAACGCTGGCGCAACCGCGACGGCACCCAAATCCTCCTTGTCGAACGCCACGAAAACCCCATCATCGACCTTGAAGTCAGCTTCAAGGGCGCAGGCGGCGTCGCCAATCCGGACGGCAAAAGCCAAGTTGCCGAATTTACCGCCGCCCTCCTGACCGACGGCACCCAAGAGCTGGACGAAGAAGCCTTCAATGCCGAAGCCGACAACATCGGCGCGCACATCAGCAGCGACAGCAATGCCGAAAGCGCATCCGCAGGCTTCCGCAGCCTCAGCAAAGCCGACATCCGCGACAAAGCCGCCAACTTGCTCAACCACTCGCTGACCCGTCCGCGCTTTGACGAAGCCGTTTTCCGCCGCCGTCAAATCCAATCCATTACCGGCTTGCAACAACAGGAAACCACCCCCGACTACACCGCCACGCGCGAACTGACCAAGCTCATCTACCCGAACCATCCCTACGGCAGCGGCGCAAACGTAACCGTTAACAGCCTCAAAAACGTTAGTCTGGACGACATCCGCGCCTTCCACCGCACCCACTACGGCAAAGACAACGCCATCGTCGCCATCGTCGGCGACCTCAACCGCAAACAGGCAGAGCAACTGGTCGAGCGCGTCCTCAAAGACCTGCCGGCCAAAGCCACCGCAACCCACGCCATCCCGCCCGTTCCCAAACAAGCCGCCCAACGCCGCGACATCCCCTTTGCCGGCACGCAGGCACAAGTCCTGCTCGGCACCTCCCTCTTCAAACGCCATGACCCCGACTATTACGCCCTCGTTGC
Above is a genomic segment from Neisseria subflava containing:
- a CDS encoding phosphoglycerate kinase, coding for MAFLKLTEQDVQGKTVLIRADMNVPFKDGKISDDTRIRASLASIKYCLDNGASVIVMTHLGRPTEGEFHPEDDVAPVAAHLGKLLGKDVKVLNDWRENKPTLNAGDVVMLQNVRINKGEKKNDLELGKAYASLCDVFVNDAFGTAHRAQASTEAVAQAAPVACAGVLMAGELDALGKALKQPAHPMVAIVAGSKVSTKLTILESLADKVDQLIVGGGIANTFLLAEGKAIGKSLAEHDLVEESKKIMAKMAAKGGSVPLPTDVVVAKAFAADAEAVVKDIADVAEDDMILDIGPKSAAALAKLLKAAGTVVWNGPVGVFEFDQFAGGTKVLAEAIAQSDAFSIAGGGDTLAAIAKFGVTDQISYISTGGGAFLEFLEGKELPAVAALEKRGA
- a CDS encoding M16 family metallopeptidase; the protein is MKPTLLALALLLPLSVQAATDIQRWRNRDGTQILLVERHENPIIDLEVSFKGAGGVANPDGKSQVAEFTAALLTDGTQELDEEAFNAEADNIGAHISSDSNAESASAGFRSLSKADIRDKAANLLNHSLTRPRFDEAVFRRRQIQSITGLQQQETTPDYTATRELTKLIYPNHPYGSGANVTVNSLKNVSLDDIRAFHRTHYGKDNAIVAIVGDLNRKQAEQLVERVLKDLPAKATATHAIPPVPKQAAQRRDIPFAGTQAQVLLGTSLFKRHDPDYYALVAGNYILGGGGFDSRLMKVLRDQHGYTYGVYSSLAPATEEGTFTISYSTQKKNTKASLADTQAVIEQFIAEGPTEAELKQAKANIVGSFPLRYDSNDKLLNYLSLIGLYDLPNDYLEAYPKAINSLTVEQVRDAWQRRVKFKDLNTVVVGAE
- a CDS encoding M16 family metallopeptidase, with translation MLRRIALILAFALPAASWAQTLSETLPNGLKIIVKEDHRAPVAVSQIWYKIGSVDEKPGKSGLSHALEHMMFKGTKDVPSGEFNRRVSELGGQNNAYTSRNETVYYENVAAANLPEILKLEADRMHNLNFSDKEFLNEMNVIREERRQRTEDTADGKMWEQAYLAAFTQPSMRASVIGYMKDLHTLKAGDLRAWYKQYYAPNNAVLVIVGDVDAKQTLQTAAKLFGDIPAKAQPPRNKLHTEPYLRKPVTVKATSPVTHQPLIAINFRVPKLQKFDDAMPFALDVLSDILAGNASSRFDKNLVRGKQTALSAGTHYDIISREMPLFSIMAMPAEGVKTDTLIAQLRQEIKDIADNGVSEEELQRVKTQAAVNEIYAKDSMSSQASMMGCLEARGFQYTDEQEIHRRLQAVSAQEVQAAARMLTDERMSTVIIEPQKPAAAPSKKAAKRR